A region from the Bacteroidota bacterium genome encodes:
- a CDS encoding response regulator, which translates to MATLQVLVVDDEPGIRSGVVRILQNFTVGYPFMDEDFDFAVIEAGTGEQAIELLNSRPIDVVLLDNKLPGMDGIEVLEYINKQKYDLAVMMITSYASLDLAIRATKNGAYNFMPKPFTPQELRASIENVAKHLFLKRMTRKMQAEGKQIRFQFLSVLSHELKSPLNAVEGYLKMMQEKQLGDNIDSYATMIDRSLARLKGMRNLIMDLLDLTRIESGKKERRLRETELPAIARQAMDTMEPYAIQKNVKMTLQSKGNTTLLADADEMEIIFNNLVSNAVKYNKDNGQVNVLIEDQGKEILIRVSDTGIGMSKEDTQKIFEDFVRIKNQKTKEITGSGLGLSILKRMVEQYNGTIEVESEPDVGSTFTVRIPRQ; encoded by the coding sequence ATGGCAACACTGCAGGTGCTGGTGGTGGACGATGAACCCGGAATCCGCTCCGGTGTGGTGCGGATTCTGCAAAACTTCACCGTTGGCTATCCGTTTATGGACGAGGATTTCGACTTTGCCGTGATTGAGGCCGGAACAGGCGAGCAAGCCATCGAACTGCTCAACAGCCGGCCAATTGACGTGGTTTTGCTCGACAACAAACTGCCGGGCATGGATGGCATAGAAGTGCTTGAATATATCAACAAACAGAAGTACGACCTGGCCGTGATGATGATCACTTCCTATGCCTCGCTCGACCTTGCCATCCGTGCCACAAAAAATGGCGCCTACAACTTCATGCCCAAGCCCTTTACCCCACAGGAGCTGAGGGCCAGCATCGAAAATGTTGCCAAACACCTCTTCCTCAAGCGCATGACGCGCAAGATGCAGGCCGAAGGAAAACAAATCCGTTTTCAATTCCTCTCGGTACTGTCGCACGAACTCAAATCGCCCCTCAATGCCGTGGAAGGCTACCTGAAGATGATGCAGGAAAAACAACTGGGCGACAACATCGACAGCTATGCCACCATGATCGACCGCTCGCTTGCCCGGCTCAAAGGCATGCGTAACCTGATCATGGACCTGCTCGACCTGACACGCATCGAATCGGGCAAAAAAGAGCGGCGCCTGCGCGAAACCGAACTTCCGGCCATCGCCCGCCAGGCCATGGACACTATGGAACCCTACGCCATACAGAAAAACGTGAAAATGACCCTCCAGAGCAAGGGCAATACCACCCTGCTTGCCGATGCCGACGAAATGGAAATCATTTTCAACAACCTCGTGTCCAATGCCGTGAAATACAACAAAGACAACGGACAGGTGAACGTGCTCATCGAAGATCAGGGAAAAGAAATTTTGATCAGGGTGAGCGACACCGGCATAGGCATGAGCAAAGAGGATACCCAGAAAATTTTTGAAGATTTTGTGCGGATTAAAAACCAGAAAACCAAAGAGATCACCGGAAGCGGACTGGGCTTATCCATCCTTAAACGTATGGTGGAACAATACAATGGCACCATTGAGGTGGAAAGCGAACCCGATGTGGGATCCACTTTCACCGTGCGCATCCCGAGGCAATAA
- a CDS encoding response regulator: MSNENKLILIADDDADYLYQIEMMVKSFGFRVKTAEGQAEAEKILETTKPDLAIFDLMMEQEDSGFILAYKARRKYPDMPIIIASAATAETGYSFDLYDEGNKGWIKADLYLEKGIRPDQLHREINKLLKI; this comes from the coding sequence ATGAGCAACGAAAACAAACTGATCCTCATTGCCGACGACGACGCCGACTACCTCTACCAGATCGAGATGATGGTGAAGAGCTTCGGATTCAGGGTAAAAACAGCTGAAGGACAAGCCGAAGCCGAAAAAATTCTTGAGACCACCAAACCCGATCTGGCCATTTTTGACCTGATGATGGAACAGGAAGACAGTGGCTTCATCCTGGCCTACAAAGCACGTCGAAAATATCCCGACATGCCCATCATTATCGCTTCGGCCGCAACAGCCGAAACCGGCTACAGCTTCGATCTGTACGACGAAGGCAACAAAGGCTGGATCAAAGCCGACCTCTATCTGGAGAAAGGCATCCGCCCCGATCAGCTTCACCGCGAGATCAACAAACTGCTCAAAATCTGA
- a CDS encoding 4Fe-4S binding protein → MAHNSEIKQLVYTVKDLCRMCFTCVRECPVKAIRIANGQAEVVSERCIGCGNCVRVCRQGAKNFVRGTNQLLDMLGRGKRLVAMVAPSFPAEFNELDHPGRLVGMLRALGFEKVTEVAFGADLVARKYRELFLEGKQKALISSDCPAIVYYVEHYHPELTEHLAPFVSPMVAAARNLKRKYGDDVTIVFIGPCIAKKAESDEVRHAITFSELREMFALKDIRPENCEVSDFDPPKAGKGAVFPISHGLLQNMGVSADLTRGDVVVAEGRVNIKDAINEFAHGALSARHLELLCCEGCIMGPGMSQKGNKYQRRSQVSAYVSSKLESFDQQAWEAEMAEAEDLDLNTTFAPRDRRMQRPDNEAIQAVLLKLGKTKPNDLLDCGACGYDSCIEHAVAVIQGLAEDEMCLPYTIEKLHQSIENLNLSNAELANAREALRQSEKLAHMGQLSAGIAHELNNPLGVITMYSNLLLDDAPDDQMRNDLQLIVEQAERCRKIVGGLLNFARKNQVRLMETDIEKLVNRSLQSVVIPNGINVEVEVELTDPYVFLDADQMMQVLTNLEKNAVEAMPNGGTLRLMLKEDNGHVSICICDTGTGISPENMDRIFTPFFTTKEVGKGTGLGLPLCYGIVKMHKGQIHVSSNNQPEKGPTGTTFTITLPRKPLT, encoded by the coding sequence ATGGCCCACAACAGCGAAATAAAACAACTGGTTTACACGGTGAAAGACCTGTGCCGGATGTGTTTTACCTGTGTGCGTGAGTGTCCGGTGAAGGCCATCCGCATTGCCAACGGTCAGGCCGAAGTGGTGAGCGAGCGCTGCATCGGATGCGGCAACTGTGTGCGGGTGTGCAGGCAAGGCGCCAAAAACTTTGTACGCGGCACAAATCAGCTCCTCGATATGCTCGGGCGCGGCAAGCGCCTGGTGGCTATGGTAGCTCCCAGCTTTCCGGCCGAGTTCAACGAACTCGATCATCCCGGCAGGCTGGTGGGTATGCTGCGTGCCCTGGGTTTCGAAAAAGTCACAGAAGTGGCATTCGGGGCCGACCTGGTTGCCAGAAAATACAGGGAGCTCTTTCTCGAAGGCAAGCAAAAAGCCCTCATCTCGTCCGACTGCCCGGCCATAGTGTACTATGTGGAACATTACCATCCCGAGCTTACCGAACATCTGGCTCCTTTTGTATCGCCCATGGTGGCAGCCGCACGCAACCTGAAACGAAAATATGGCGACGATGTGACCATTGTGTTTATCGGGCCGTGCATTGCCAAAAAAGCTGAGTCGGACGAAGTGCGCCACGCCATCACATTCAGTGAGTTGCGCGAGATGTTTGCCCTGAAAGACATCAGGCCCGAAAACTGCGAAGTATCGGACTTCGACCCGCCGAAGGCCGGCAAAGGAGCAGTATTTCCGATCAGCCACGGACTATTGCAAAACATGGGAGTGTCGGCCGACCTCACCCGTGGCGATGTGGTGGTGGCCGAAGGAAGGGTGAACATCAAAGACGCCATCAACGAGTTTGCACACGGAGCCTTGTCGGCCCGTCACCTCGAACTGCTCTGCTGCGAAGGCTGCATCATGGGGCCTGGCATGAGCCAGAAAGGCAACAAATACCAACGCCGTAGCCAGGTTTCGGCTTATGTTTCATCGAAACTTGAATCGTTCGACCAGCAAGCCTGGGAAGCCGAAATGGCTGAGGCAGAAGACCTTGATTTGAACACCACCTTTGCCCCGCGCGACCGCAGGATGCAAAGGCCCGACAACGAAGCTATCCAAGCCGTGCTTTTGAAACTGGGGAAGACCAAACCCAACGACCTGCTCGACTGCGGCGCCTGCGGCTACGACAGCTGCATCGAACATGCCGTGGCCGTGATTCAGGGACTGGCCGAAGACGAGATGTGCCTTCCATACACCATCGAAAAGCTTCACCAAAGCATCGAAAACCTCAACCTCTCGAATGCCGAGCTGGCCAACGCCCGCGAAGCACTCCGTCAATCGGAAAAATTGGCCCATATGGGACAGCTCTCGGCAGGCATTGCCCACGAGCTGAACAATCCGCTGGGCGTGATCACCATGTACAGCAACCTGCTGCTGGATGATGCTCCTGACGACCAGATGCGCAACGACCTGCAACTGATTGTGGAACAAGCCGAACGATGCCGGAAAATCGTTGGCGGATTGCTCAATTTTGCCCGCAAGAACCAGGTGCGCCTCATGGAAACCGACATCGAAAAACTGGTCAACCGCAGCCTACAATCGGTGGTGATTCCCAACGGCATCAACGTTGAGGTGGAAGTGGAACTTACTGATCCATACGTATTTCTGGATGCCGACCAAATGATGCAGGTGCTCACCAATCTCGAAAAAAATGCCGTGGAAGCCATGCCCAATGGAGGCACACTGCGCCTGATGCTGAAAGAAGACAACGGGCATGTCAGCATCTGCATCTGCGATACCGGCACAGGCATCTCGCCCGAAAACATGGACCGCATCTTTACACCCTTTTTCACCACAAAGGAAGTGGGCAAAGGCACCGGCCTTGGATTGCCCCTGTGCTATGGAATCGTGAAAATGCACAAAGGGCAAATCCACGTGAGCTCAAACAACCAGCCCGAAAAAGGACCCACAGGAACCACATTTACAATCACATTACCCCGTAAACCCCTTACCTGA
- a CDS encoding iron hydrogenase small subunit, with translation MNLTIEVNNNILEAQQGDTILEALNRHGMSVPTLCHMKGLLPTGSCRMCVVEVEGRRNLVPACSEPVTSGMRIKTHSNRVVESRKTIVELLLSNHPDDCLYCERNGSCELQKLSEDLNVRERRISGNKNNYKLDVSSASLVRDPAKCILCGRCVRVCEEIEGVSAIDFVGRGSKTLINTSFNHGLNLSTCVNCGQCIMVCPTGALKEKPHITEIKDNLNNPRKTVVVQYAPSITVSFAEEFGMKPGQNVIGLLNAALRRIGFDYIFDTSFSADLTIMEEASELVHRITTGGTLPMITSCCPGWVKYAEEFGHDILPNLSTCKSPQQMMGAIIKSYFAQVEGIAPEDIYSVSIMPCTAKKFEQQREEMTQNGISDVDAVLTTRELVRLIRLYGVDINKLEPEIADSPLGTRSSAGKIFGASGGVMEAAIRTAHFLITGKEMVKFQVKAVRGLEGRKEARLKIGDLDVGVAVVSGLKNASVLLDEIRNGRNDIHFIEVMACPGGCINGGGQLIGTNEEAVKARMSTLYDIDEKDAIKVSHKNPYIVELYEKFLGKPLGHKSHQLLHTHYQKREVF, from the coding sequence ATGAACCTCACTATAGAAGTTAACAACAACATACTCGAAGCACAGCAAGGCGACACCATTCTGGAGGCCCTCAACAGGCACGGCATGAGTGTGCCCACCCTTTGCCACATGAAAGGCCTCTTGCCTACCGGCTCGTGCCGCATGTGCGTGGTGGAAGTGGAAGGCAGGCGCAACCTTGTGCCCGCATGCTCCGAACCAGTGACCAGCGGCATGCGCATCAAAACCCACTCGAACCGCGTGGTAGAGTCGCGCAAGACCATTGTGGAACTGCTGCTGTCCAACCACCCCGACGACTGCTTGTATTGCGAACGCAACGGCAGCTGCGAATTGCAGAAACTGTCGGAAGACCTCAATGTGCGCGAAAGGCGCATCAGCGGCAACAAGAACAACTACAAGCTGGATGTGTCGAGCGCCAGCCTGGTGCGCGACCCGGCAAAATGTATCCTCTGCGGCCGTTGTGTGCGGGTGTGCGAGGAGATCGAAGGTGTTTCGGCCATCGACTTTGTGGGCCGCGGCAGCAAAACCCTCATCAACACATCCTTCAATCACGGGCTCAACCTGAGTACCTGCGTCAACTGCGGACAGTGCATCATGGTTTGCCCCACAGGCGCCCTCAAAGAAAAACCCCACATCACCGAGATCAAGGATAACCTCAACAACCCCAGAAAAACGGTGGTGGTGCAATACGCCCCCAGCATCACGGTATCGTTTGCCGAAGAGTTTGGCATGAAACCCGGCCAGAACGTCATCGGCCTGCTCAATGCCGCACTCCGGCGCATCGGATTCGACTATATCTTCGATACCTCTTTCTCGGCCGACCTTACCATTATGGAAGAAGCTTCCGAACTGGTGCATCGCATCACCACCGGAGGCACCCTGCCCATGATCACCAGCTGCTGCCCGGGTTGGGTGAAATACGCCGAAGAGTTTGGCCACGACATCCTGCCCAACCTCTCTACCTGCAAATCGCCCCAGCAGATGATGGGCGCCATCATAAAGAGCTACTTCGCTCAGGTAGAAGGCATTGCGCCCGAAGACATCTATTCCGTGTCGATCATGCCCTGCACCGCCAAAAAATTTGAGCAGCAGCGTGAAGAAATGACCCAGAATGGAATATCGGATGTGGATGCCGTGCTCACTACCCGTGAGCTTGTGCGCCTGATTCGCCTTTATGGGGTGGACATCAACAAACTCGAACCCGAAATAGCCGATTCGCCCCTGGGCACACGCTCATCGGCCGGCAAGATCTTCGGCGCTTCGGGAGGGGTGATGGAAGCTGCCATCCGCACAGCCCACTTCCTGATCACAGGCAAGGAGATGGTGAAGTTTCAGGTTAAAGCCGTGCGTGGGCTTGAAGGACGCAAGGAAGCCAGGCTGAAGATAGGCGATCTCGACGTGGGCGTGGCCGTAGTAAGCGGCCTGAAAAACGCATCTGTGCTGCTCGACGAAATACGCAACGGCCGCAACGACATCCACTTCATCGAAGTGATGGCTTGTCCGGGCGGCTGCATCAATGGTGGCGGTCAGCTTATCGGCACCAACGAAGAAGCAGTGAAGGCACGCATGAGTACGCTCTACGACATCGACGAAAAAGATGCCATCAAGGTGTCGCACAAGAACCCCTACATCGTGGAGCTTTACGAGAAATTTCTGGGCAAACCGCTCGGTCACAAGAGCCATCAGCTGCTGCACACCCACTACCAGAAGCGTGAAGTTTTTTAG
- a CDS encoding NADH-quinone oxidoreductase subunit NuoF — protein sequence MIADKTYLIENTLKVSERSKVSPETERKLRYIRREENLKPVIFVGAGTCGLGAGAAETIAKTKEWLQINQVDADVVPVGCIGLCSSEPLLDVKLPGKKRISFEKVTGDKVESLLSQIFAGQMPEQPVLGQFEAQEGQEPWPGVNDINKHPFFKPQVRIVLENCGIIDPVSIEEYIARGGYKAYLNTLKVFTRSELCDFVEKSGLRGRGGGGFPTGKKWKFALATEADQKYLICNADEGDPGAFMDRAVIEGDPHRLLEGMMIAAYAIGATKAYIYIRAEYPLAIERLVIAIEKAKEYGLLGKNIFGTGINLDIVIKKGAGAFVCGEETALIHSIEGKRGMPRPRPPFPAVSGLFGKPTIINNVETLANLPTIINKGADWFAAMGTSTSKGTKVFALSGKIATTGLVEIPMGTSIRDIIYKIGGGIAGGKRFKAVQMGGPSGGCVTEANLDIPVDYESLINVGAMMGSGGMVVMDEDTCMVDVAKFFMDFIQRESCGKCIPCREGTRRMLEILESITTKPKNRETHEPLARFKGVMQLEQLGRVIKDTSLCGLGQTAPNPVLSTLQWFREEYEEHVFDKKCRAGVCQNLREYSIDVEKCTGCTVCAKKCPTNAIIGSRKSPHYIIPDKCISCGACMEACNFDAVKAS from the coding sequence ATGATTGCAGACAAAACATACCTTATCGAAAACACCCTGAAAGTGAGCGAACGCTCCAAAGTTTCGCCCGAAACCGAACGTAAGCTCCGCTATATCAGGCGCGAAGAAAACCTCAAGCCGGTCATCTTTGTGGGTGCAGGCACCTGCGGACTGGGCGCCGGGGCTGCCGAAACCATTGCCAAAACAAAGGAATGGTTGCAAATCAACCAGGTTGATGCTGATGTGGTTCCCGTGGGCTGCATCGGACTTTGCTCGAGCGAGCCATTGCTCGACGTGAAGCTCCCGGGCAAAAAACGCATTTCGTTCGAAAAAGTAACCGGCGACAAGGTGGAATCCCTGCTTTCGCAGATTTTTGCAGGTCAGATGCCCGAACAACCGGTGCTCGGTCAGTTTGAAGCGCAGGAAGGTCAGGAGCCCTGGCCGGGCGTAAACGACATCAACAAGCATCCCTTTTTCAAACCGCAGGTGCGCATTGTGCTCGAAAACTGCGGCATCATCGACCCGGTCAGCATCGAGGAATATATCGCCCGCGGCGGCTACAAAGCCTACCTGAACACCCTTAAGGTATTCACCCGCAGCGAATTGTGCGATTTTGTAGAAAAAAGCGGTCTCCGCGGTCGCGGAGGCGGAGGATTTCCCACCGGCAAAAAATGGAAATTTGCCCTTGCCACCGAAGCCGACCAGAAATACCTGATCTGCAATGCCGACGAAGGCGACCCCGGTGCTTTTATGGACCGTGCCGTGATTGAAGGCGACCCGCACCGTTTGCTCGAAGGCATGATGATTGCCGCCTACGCCATTGGCGCCACCAAAGCCTACATTTACATCCGTGCCGAATATCCGCTGGCCATCGAACGCCTGGTCATAGCCATCGAAAAAGCCAAGGAATATGGCCTGCTGGGAAAAAACATTTTCGGAACCGGCATCAACCTGGATATCGTCATTAAGAAAGGTGCAGGCGCTTTTGTATGTGGCGAAGAAACCGCCCTCATCCACAGCATCGAAGGCAAACGAGGTATGCCAAGACCACGTCCGCCATTCCCCGCTGTGAGCGGTTTGTTTGGCAAGCCCACCATTATTAACAATGTGGAAACCCTGGCCAACCTGCCCACCATCATCAACAAAGGAGCCGACTGGTTTGCTGCCATGGGCACGTCAACAAGCAAAGGCACCAAAGTATTTGCATTGTCGGGCAAAATAGCCACTACCGGTCTGGTCGAGATACCGATGGGCACCTCCATCCGCGATATCATTTACAAAATTGGCGGTGGCATAGCAGGCGGAAAACGCTTCAAAGCCGTGCAGATGGGTGGCCCCTCGGGTGGATGTGTAACCGAAGCCAACCTCGACATTCCCGTAGATTATGAGAGCCTGATCAATGTAGGCGCCATGATGGGATCGGGCGGCATGGTGGTGATGGACGAAGACACCTGCATGGTGGATGTGGCCAAGTTTTTCATGGACTTCATCCAGCGCGAGAGTTGTGGCAAATGCATCCCCTGCCGCGAAGGCACCCGCCGCATGCTCGAAATCCTGGAAAGCATCACCACCAAACCCAAAAACCGCGAAACGCACGAGCCATTGGCACGTTTCAAAGGCGTGATGCAGCTCGAACAACTCGGCAGGGTGATCAAAGACACCTCCCTGTGCGGACTCGGACAAACTGCACCCAACCCGGTGCTTAGCACCCTCCAGTGGTTCCGCGAGGAATACGAAGAGCATGTGTTCGACAAAAAGTGCCGTGCAGGCGTCTGCCAGAACCTTCGCGAATACTCCATCGATGTTGAAAAATGCACCGGCTGCACCGTATGTGCAAAGAAATGCCCGACCAACGCCATCATTGGCAGCCGCAAAAGCCCGCACTACATCATCCCCGACAAGTGCATCAGCTGCGGCGCATGTATGGAGGCCTGCAATTTCGACGCCGTAAAAGCAAGCTAA
- the nuoE gene encoding NADH-quinone oxidoreductase subunit NuoE yields MSEVVKEILKQYPDAGHDSLIPILQQVQDKIGYLSEESVIEVGKHLNMPASKIFGVATFYNQFRFTQPGKYHIQICRGTACHVLGSATVLEELEKLLKIKSGQTSRDKMFSMEVVACIGACGLAPVISINGEFHAKVTTESLKNIIENYRNREA; encoded by the coding sequence ATGAGCGAAGTAGTAAAAGAAATTCTGAAACAATATCCCGACGCCGGACACGACAGCCTGATCCCCATACTGCAACAGGTGCAGGACAAGATAGGATACCTTTCGGAAGAATCGGTGATCGAGGTGGGTAAGCACCTGAACATGCCGGCCAGCAAGATATTTGGAGTGGCCACCTTTTATAATCAGTTCAGGTTTACCCAGCCCGGAAAGTACCATATCCAGATATGCCGCGGCACAGCCTGCCACGTGCTGGGATCGGCCACCGTGCTCGAAGAACTCGAAAAACTGCTGAAGATTAAGTCGGGACAAACCTCCCGCGACAAAATGTTCAGCATGGAAGTGGTGGCCTGCATTGGCGCCTGCGGATTGGCTCCGGTGATTAGCATCAACGGCGAATTTCACGCCAAAGTAACCACCGAATCGCTGAAAAACATCATCGAAAACTATCGCAACAGGGAGGCTTGA
- a CDS encoding response regulator: MKKAKILVVDDDMDVINVLEPMLTHEGYEVFTAYNKQEGIEVARREKPDLAILDVMMTTQYEGFELAKEFVDDPELRGIATLMETSIEVLMTTKPSVQAMAREFRNDPNYKELQVILIRDIVTGNAGIDYRAEDGRSVWVPVDGFIRKPVDRNRLLPEIERILNKKAEAANA, from the coding sequence ATGAAAAAAGCAAAGATTCTCGTAGTGGACGACGACATGGATGTGATCAATGTATTGGAACCCATGCTTACCCACGAAGGTTATGAAGTTTTTACTGCTTACAACAAGCAGGAAGGTATTGAAGTGGCCCGGCGCGAAAAGCCCGACCTGGCCATCCTCGACGTGATGATGACCACCCAGTACGAAGGGTTCGAACTGGCAAAGGAATTTGTGGACGACCCCGAACTCAGGGGCATTGCCACCCTGATGGAAACCTCCATCGAGGTGCTGATGACCACCAAACCCAGCGTGCAGGCCATGGCCCGTGAGTTTCGCAACGACCCCAATTACAAAGAGTTGCAGGTCATTCTGATCCGCGACATCGTGACAGGCAATGCGGGCATCGACTACCGCGCTGAAGACGGCCGCTCGGTGTGGGTGCCCGTGGATGGTTTTATCAGGAAACCTGTGGACCGCAACCGCCTGCTCCCGGAAATCGAGCGTATCCTCAACAAAAAAGCCGAAGCAGCCAATGCGTAA
- a CDS encoding response regulator transcription factor, producing MDPVIRVTVVDDHEIFRSGLRMVINKMGYAKVVAEAGDGEEFLRLLPELETDIVLMDIEMPVLNGIEATRKALEIRPDLKVIALTMFKDDAYIQSMIEAGVKGFLIKNIRKEVLERALQAVYNGKTYYSEELWDYFTRSLTKDDKKSERDAAAELALTRREIEVLQLMAEGLSNKEIAERLFVSERTVVGHKSNLLAKTNTKNTVSLLAYALRNGLIDF from the coding sequence ATGGATCCGGTGATCAGGGTTACTGTGGTTGACGATCACGAAATTTTTCGCAGCGGACTGCGCATGGTCATCAACAAGATGGGTTATGCAAAAGTGGTGGCCGAGGCCGGCGACGGGGAAGAATTTCTTCGGCTTCTGCCAGAGCTGGAAACCGACATCGTGCTGATGGATATAGAGATGCCCGTGCTCAATGGGATAGAAGCCACACGTAAGGCGCTCGAAATCAGACCAGACCTGAAAGTGATTGCCCTCACCATGTTCAAAGACGATGCCTACATCCAAAGCATGATAGAGGCCGGAGTCAAAGGATTTCTGATTAAAAACATCCGCAAAGAGGTGCTCGAACGGGCATTGCAGGCGGTGTATAACGGAAAAACCTACTACAGCGAGGAGCTCTGGGACTATTTCACGCGCAGCCTGACAAAAGACGACAAGAAAAGCGAACGGGATGCGGCCGCTGAACTTGCCCTTACGCGCAGGGAAATCGAAGTGCTTCAGCTGATGGCCGAAGGACTGAGCAACAAGGAAATCGCTGAGCGCCTGTTTGTCAGTGAACGTACGGTGGTGGGTCACAAGTCGAACCTGCTGGCCAAAACCAATACCAAAAACACTGTCAGCCTGCTGGCTTATGCCTTGCGCAACGGTCTGATTGACTTTTGA
- a CDS encoding oxidoreductase: protein MDNGLRNFLKNLKLRPVQLVHKAELSPGVFVLSFPAQGSFLPGQVVGISVDGLPPRLYSIASAPDDAHLELLFNVKPDGQLTPRLAGLKPGDTVQLSAPFGAFLGDDHPAWWIAAGTGIAPFRSMTRAGLSHNKMLIHGGRTVNSFYFENEITAALGVRYVRCCSQETGPGLYPGRLTRWLAEQPEYDSSQNYYLCGSAEMVVEVRDLLISRGVPIDRILSEIYF from the coding sequence ATGGACAACGGACTCCGCAACTTTCTGAAGAATCTAAAGCTCCGACCGGTGCAGCTGGTGCACAAGGCCGAGCTCAGCCCCGGGGTTTTTGTGCTTAGCTTTCCTGCCCAGGGAAGTTTTCTGCCCGGTCAGGTGGTGGGGATAAGTGTAGATGGTCTTCCACCCAGGTTGTACAGCATTGCCAGTGCACCGGATGATGCACACCTTGAACTGCTTTTCAATGTGAAGCCCGACGGGCAGCTTACGCCACGTCTGGCCGGGCTCAAACCGGGCGATACCGTGCAATTGTCGGCGCCATTCGGCGCTTTTCTTGGCGACGATCATCCTGCCTGGTGGATTGCTGCCGGCACTGGTATAGCCCCTTTCCGGTCGATGACCCGGGCCGGACTCTCGCACAACAAGATGCTCATCCATGGAGGACGCACCGTGAATTCCTTTTACTTCGAAAACGAAATTACTGCCGCCCTGGGAGTGCGCTATGTGCGCTGCTGCTCGCAGGAAACCGGTCCGGGACTCTATCCCGGACGACTCACACGCTGGCTGGCTGAGCAACCTGAGTACGACAGCAGCCAGAATTACTATCTGTGCGGAAGCGCCGAAATGGTGGTCGAGGTGCGCGACTTGCTGATCAGCAGGGGGGTGCCCATAGATCGCATCCTTTCCGAAATTTACTTTTAA
- the rlmN gene encoding 23S rRNA (adenine(2503)-C(2))-methyltransferase RlmN yields MELQKPSLFGMTLAEIAGLTSMLGLPKFAAGQIADWLYKKHADSIDQMSNLSKEARALLNEHVVMGKSAPTSVQVSADGTKKYLYRGGSNRFVEAAFIPDDDRATLCVSSQVGCKMGCLFCMTGKQGFQSQLSAGEILNQISSLPERDKLTNIVYMGMGEPLDNLEEVMRSLEILTAEWGFGMSPRRITVSTIGMIPAMKHFIEHSECHLAISLHSPFHDERRKLMPIENVYPAEEVIEVLRTFDLGRQRRISFEYIMFKNLNDTPRHVKGLTKLLNGLRCRINLIRYHPIPDTPLESSDEQTIQQFREALVKKGIRTTVRASRGQDIFAACGLLSTKELVKVQAPDF; encoded by the coding sequence ATGGAACTGCAAAAACCTTCGCTGTTTGGCATGACCCTGGCCGAGATTGCCGGGCTGACGAGCATGCTAGGCCTCCCAAAATTCGCTGCAGGCCAGATTGCCGACTGGCTCTACAAAAAGCACGCGGACAGCATCGATCAGATGAGCAACCTTTCGAAAGAGGCCAGGGCATTGCTCAACGAACATGTGGTGATGGGCAAAAGCGCCCCCACCAGTGTGCAGGTCTCGGCCGATGGCACAAAAAAATACCTTTACCGGGGTGGCAGCAACCGTTTTGTTGAAGCCGCATTCATACCCGACGACGACCGGGCGACGCTATGCGTGTCGTCGCAGGTGGGTTGCAAGATGGGCTGCCTGTTTTGCATGACCGGCAAGCAGGGATTTCAGTCGCAGCTATCGGCGGGCGAAATTCTCAACCAGATCAGCAGTCTGCCCGAGCGCGACAAGCTTACCAACATTGTTTACATGGGCATGGGCGAGCCCCTCGACAATCTGGAAGAAGTGATGCGAAGCCTCGAAATACTTACTGCCGAATGGGGTTTTGGCATGAGTCCGCGCCGTATCACCGTGTCGACCATTGGCATGATTCCGGCGATGAAGCATTTTATCGAACATTCCGAATGCCATCTGGCTATCAGCCTTCACAGTCCTTTTCATGACGAAAGGCGCAAGCTCATGCCCATCGAGAATGTTTACCCAGCCGAGGAGGTCATCGAGGTACTGCGAACCTTCGATCTTGGCCGGCAGCGACGCATCTCGTTCGAATACATTATGTTTAAAAACCTCAACGACACGCCCCGGCACGTGAAAGGACTCACAAAACTGCTCAACGGATTACGCTGTCGCATTAATCTCATCCGGTATCACCCTATTCCCGACACCCCATTGGAAAGCTCTGACGAGCAAACGATTCAGCAGTTCAGAGAGGCTTTGGTGAAAAAAGGCATTCGCACTACTGTGCGTGCCTCACGCGGGCAGGACATCTTTGCTGCCTGCGGACTGCTCAGCACCAAAGAGTTGGTGAAAGTGCAGGCACCGGATTTTTAA